In the Bos taurus isolate L1 Dominette 01449 registration number 42190680 breed Hereford chromosome 21, ARS-UCD2.0, whole genome shotgun sequence genome, one interval contains:
- the VPS33B gene encoding vacuolar protein sorting-associated protein 33B — MAFPHRPDAPELPDFSMLKRLARDQLIYLLEQLPGKKDLFIEADLMSPLDRIANVSILKQHEVDKLYKVENKPALSSSEQLCFLVRPRIKNMRYIASLVNADKMAGRTRKYKVIFSPQKFYACEMVLEEEGVYGDVSCDEWAFSLLPLDVDLLSMELPEFFRDYFLEGDQRWINTLAQALHLLSTLYGPFPNCYGIGRCAKMSYELWKRLEEEEDGETKGRRPEIGHIFLLDRDVDFVTALCSQVVYEGLVDDTFRIKCGSVDFGPEVTSSDKSLKVLLNAEDKVFNEIRNEHFSNVFGFLSQKARNLQAQYDRRRGMDIKQMKNFVSQELKGLKQEHRLLSLHIGACESIMKKKTKQDFQELIKTEHALLEGFNIRESTNYIEEHIDRQVSPIESLRLMCLLSITENGLIPKDYRSLKTQYLQSYGPEHLLTFFNLRRAGLLTEQAPGDTLTAVESKVSKLVTDKAAGKITDAFSSLAKRSNFRAISKKLNLIPRVDGEYDLKVPRDMAYVFSGAYVPLSCRIIEQVLERRGWQGLDEVVRLLNCSELAFTDMTKDDKASSESLRLILVVFLGGCTFSEISALRFLGREKGYRFIFLTTAVTNSARLMEAMSEVKA; from the exons ATGGCTTTTCCTCATCGACCGGACGCCCCAGAGCTGCCTGACTTCTCCATGCTCAAGAGGCTGGCCCGAGACCAGCTCATCTACCTGCTGGAGCAG CTTCCCGGAAAGAAAGACTTGTTCATTGAGGCGGATCTCATGAGCCCTTTGGATCGAATCGCCAATGTCTCCATTCTAAAG CAACACGAGGTAGACAAGCTGTACAAAGTGGAGAACAAACCAGCCCTCAGCTCCAGTGAACA GCTGTGCTTCCTGGTCAGACCTCGCATCAAGAATATGCGGTACATTGCCA GTCTCGTCAATGCTGACAAAATGGCTGGCCGAACTCGGAAATACAAAGTGATCTTCAGTCCTCAGAAG TTTTATGCGTGCGAGATGGTGCTTGAGGAAGAGGGCGTCTATGGAG ATGTGAGCTGTGATGAATGGGCCTTCTCTCTCTTGCCTCTTGATGTGGATCTGTTGAGCATGGAACTACCAGAGTTTTTTAGGGACTACTTCCTG GAAGGAGATCAGCGTTGGATCAACACTCTGGCGCAAGCTCTGCACCTCCTCAGCACGCTGTATGGACCCTTCCCCAACTGCTATGGAATTGGCAGGTGTGCCAAG ATGTCGTATGAACTGTGGAAGAgactggaagaggaggaggatggtGAAACCAAGGGCCGAAGGCCAGAAATTGGACATATCTTTCTCCTGGACAGAG ACGTGGACTTCGTGACGGCACTTTGCTCCCAGGTGGTTTACGAGGGTCTGGTGGATGACACCTTCCGCATCAAGTGTG GGAGTGTTGACTTTGGCCCGGAAGTCACGTCCTCTGACAAGAGCCTGAAGGTGCTGCTCAATGCCGAGGACAAG GTGTTTAATGAGATCCGGAACGAGCACTTCTCCAATGTCTTCGGCTTCCTGAGCCAGAAGGCCCGGAACCTGCAGGCCCAGTATGAT CGCCGGAGAGGCATGGACATCAAGCAGATGAAGAACTTTGTGTCCCAGGAGCTCAAGGGGCTGAAACAGGAGCACCGCCTGCTGAGCCTCC ATATCGGGGCCTGTGAATCCATCATGAAGAAGAAAACCAAGCAGGACTTCCAGGAGCTCATCAAGACTGAGCATG CGCTGCTGGAGGGGTTCAACATCAGGGAGAGCACCAACTACATTGAAGAGCACATAGACCGGCAG GTGTCACCCATAGAAAGCCTCCGTCTTATGTGCCTTTTGTCCATCACGGAGAATG gtttgatccccaagGATTACCGATCCCTGAAAACCCAGTACCTGCAG AGCTATGGCCCCGAGCACCTGCTGACCTTCTTCAACCTGCGGCGAGCTGGGCTCCTAACAGAGCAGGCCCCGGGAGACACCCTCACGGCCGTGGAGAGTAAAGTGAGCAAGCTGGTGACGGACAAGGCCGCAG GAAAGATTACTGATGCCTTCAGTTCCCTCGCCAAGAGAAGCAATTTCCGAGCCATCAGTAAGAAGCTGAATTTG ATCCCACGCGTGGATGGCGAGTATGACCTGAAAGTGCCGCGTGACATGGCGTACGTGTTCAGCGGTGCGTACGTGCCCCTCAGCTGCCGAATCATCGAGCAG GTGCTGGAGCGGCGGGGCTGGCAGGGCCTGGACGAAGTGGTGCGGCTGCTCAACTGCAGTGAGCTGGCCTTCACAG ACATGACCAAGGACGACAAGGCCTCCAGCGAGTCCCTGCGCCTCATCTTGGTGGTGTTCTTGGGTGGCTGCACGTTCTCTGAGATCTCAGCCCTCCGGTTCCTGGGCAGAGAGAAAG GGTACAGGTTCATTTTTCTGACGACAGCAGTCACCAACAGTGCCCGCCTCATGGAGGCCATGAGCGAGGTGAAAGCCTGA
- the VPS33B gene encoding vacuolar protein sorting-associated protein 33B isoform X1: protein MAFPHRPDAPELPDFSMLKRLARDQLIYLLEQLPGKKDLFIEADLMSPLDRIANVSILKQHEVDKLYKVENKPALSSSEQLCFLVRPRIKNMRYIASLVNADKMAGRTRKYKVIFSPQKFYACEMVLEEEGVYGDVSCDEWAFSLLPLDVDLLSMELPEFFRDYFLEGDQRWINTLAQALHLLSTLYGPFPNCYGIGRCAKMSYELWKRLEEEEDGETKGRRPEIGHIFLLDRDVDFVTALCSQVVYEGLVDDTFRIKCGSVDFGPEVTSSDKSLKVLLNAEDKVFNEIRNEHFSNVFGFLSQKARNLQAQYDRRRGMDIKQMKNFVSQELKGLKQEHRLLSLHIGACESIMKKKTKQDFQELIKTEHALLEGFNIRESTNYIEEHIDRQVSPIESLRLMCLLSITENGLIPKDYRSLKTQYLQSYGPEHLLTFFNLRRAGLLTEQAPGDTLTAVESKVSKLVTDKAAGKITDAFSSLAKRSNFRAISKKLNLIPRVDGEYDLKVPRDMAYVFSGAYVPLSCRIIEQVLERRGWQGLDEVVRLLNCSELAFTDMTKDDKASSESLRLILVVFLGGCTFSEISALRFLGREKGLWVPPAAILLGAEQQGALFHPAWQVAGPESVVLVHL, encoded by the exons ATGGCTTTTCCTCATCGACCGGACGCCCCAGAGCTGCCTGACTTCTCCATGCTCAAGAGGCTGGCCCGAGACCAGCTCATCTACCTGCTGGAGCAG CTTCCCGGAAAGAAAGACTTGTTCATTGAGGCGGATCTCATGAGCCCTTTGGATCGAATCGCCAATGTCTCCATTCTAAAG CAACACGAGGTAGACAAGCTGTACAAAGTGGAGAACAAACCAGCCCTCAGCTCCAGTGAACA GCTGTGCTTCCTGGTCAGACCTCGCATCAAGAATATGCGGTACATTGCCA GTCTCGTCAATGCTGACAAAATGGCTGGCCGAACTCGGAAATACAAAGTGATCTTCAGTCCTCAGAAG TTTTATGCGTGCGAGATGGTGCTTGAGGAAGAGGGCGTCTATGGAG ATGTGAGCTGTGATGAATGGGCCTTCTCTCTCTTGCCTCTTGATGTGGATCTGTTGAGCATGGAACTACCAGAGTTTTTTAGGGACTACTTCCTG GAAGGAGATCAGCGTTGGATCAACACTCTGGCGCAAGCTCTGCACCTCCTCAGCACGCTGTATGGACCCTTCCCCAACTGCTATGGAATTGGCAGGTGTGCCAAG ATGTCGTATGAACTGTGGAAGAgactggaagaggaggaggatggtGAAACCAAGGGCCGAAGGCCAGAAATTGGACATATCTTTCTCCTGGACAGAG ACGTGGACTTCGTGACGGCACTTTGCTCCCAGGTGGTTTACGAGGGTCTGGTGGATGACACCTTCCGCATCAAGTGTG GGAGTGTTGACTTTGGCCCGGAAGTCACGTCCTCTGACAAGAGCCTGAAGGTGCTGCTCAATGCCGAGGACAAG GTGTTTAATGAGATCCGGAACGAGCACTTCTCCAATGTCTTCGGCTTCCTGAGCCAGAAGGCCCGGAACCTGCAGGCCCAGTATGAT CGCCGGAGAGGCATGGACATCAAGCAGATGAAGAACTTTGTGTCCCAGGAGCTCAAGGGGCTGAAACAGGAGCACCGCCTGCTGAGCCTCC ATATCGGGGCCTGTGAATCCATCATGAAGAAGAAAACCAAGCAGGACTTCCAGGAGCTCATCAAGACTGAGCATG CGCTGCTGGAGGGGTTCAACATCAGGGAGAGCACCAACTACATTGAAGAGCACATAGACCGGCAG GTGTCACCCATAGAAAGCCTCCGTCTTATGTGCCTTTTGTCCATCACGGAGAATG gtttgatccccaagGATTACCGATCCCTGAAAACCCAGTACCTGCAG AGCTATGGCCCCGAGCACCTGCTGACCTTCTTCAACCTGCGGCGAGCTGGGCTCCTAACAGAGCAGGCCCCGGGAGACACCCTCACGGCCGTGGAGAGTAAAGTGAGCAAGCTGGTGACGGACAAGGCCGCAG GAAAGATTACTGATGCCTTCAGTTCCCTCGCCAAGAGAAGCAATTTCCGAGCCATCAGTAAGAAGCTGAATTTG ATCCCACGCGTGGATGGCGAGTATGACCTGAAAGTGCCGCGTGACATGGCGTACGTGTTCAGCGGTGCGTACGTGCCCCTCAGCTGCCGAATCATCGAGCAG GTGCTGGAGCGGCGGGGCTGGCAGGGCCTGGACGAAGTGGTGCGGCTGCTCAACTGCAGTGAGCTGGCCTTCACAG ACATGACCAAGGACGACAAGGCCTCCAGCGAGTCCCTGCGCCTCATCTTGGTGGTGTTCTTGGGTGGCTGCACGTTCTCTGAGATCTCAGCCCTCCGGTTCCTGGGCAGAGAGAAAG GCCTCTGGGTACCACCTGCTGCCATCTTGCTGGGGGCCGAACAGCAGGGAGCCCTGTTCCACCCAGCATGGCAAGTTGCTGGGCCCGAGAGTGTGGTGCTGGTGCACCTGTGA
- the NGRN gene encoding neugrin precursor yields MAFSPNVLLGGRVCAAVARSGFATRRVTIPGSTSREPDPDFDWEPEERELQEVESALKRQKKAIRFQKIRRQMEASGAPPRTLTWEAMEQIRYLHREFSESWSVPRLAEGFDVSTDVIRRVLKSKFIPTLEQKLKQDQKVLKKIGLARSIPELPGPGDSSKPLSAGQSVSGSLLIPGDEASSRGHGHSTALKAIELNTQSTNITTRQTERNKGVQGLEEGKDFVPVAAGHPTSTCRGARGIDSDGLPSDKRLEELKAGEAGDQIFSKRVVQRGREFFDSNGNFLYRI; encoded by the exons ATGGCGTTTTCCCCGAACGTTTTGCTGGGCGGGCGTGTCTGCGCAGCGGTTGCTCGCAGTGGGTTTGCTACCCGGAGGGTGACCATCCCGGGCTCTACCAGCCGAGAGCCGGACCCCGATTTCGACTGGGAACCGGAGGAGCGAGAACTGCAGGAGGTGGAGAG CGCCCTGAAACGACAGAAAAAAGCCATCCGGTTCCAGAAAATTCGAAGGCAAATGGAGGCGTCAGGTGCCCCACCCAGGACCCTGACGTGGGAAGCCATGGAGCAGATCCG GTATTTACACAGGGAATTTTCAGAGTCTTGGTCAGTTCCCAGATTGGCTGAAGGCTTTGATGTCAGCACCGATGTGATCCGAAGGGTTTTAAAAAGCAAGTTCATACCCACATTGGAACAGAAACTGAAACAGGATCAAAAAGTGCTTAAGAAAATCGGACTTGCCCGTTCGATCCCGGAGCTCCCAGGCCCTGGAGATTCCTCCAAACCGCTTTCTGCAGGCCAGTCTGTATCAGGTTCTTTGCTGATTCCTGGGGATGAAGCCTCATCCAGAGGCCATGGTCACAGCACAGCTTTGAAAGCTATTGAATTGAATACTCAGAGTACAAATATAACAACGAGGCAGACGGAAAGGAATAAAGGAGTCCAgggcctggaggaggggaaggactTTGTGCCTGTTGCTGCAGGTCACCCTACCAGCACTTGTAGGGGCGCCAGAGGAATTGACAGTGATGGATTACCCAGTGACAAGAGGCTGGAAGAGCTGAAGGCAGGGGAGGCAGGTGACCAGATCTTCAGCAAGAGAGTCGTGCAGAGGGGACGAGAGTTCTTTGACAGCAATGGGAACTTCCTGTACAGAATCTGA